In Paenibacillus durus, the DNA window ATTGGTTCAATAAAGCCGGTATGAATCCTCGGGAGAAATTTGTGGTCTACAACTACAATACAGGCTTAAACATGGTGCAAGAAGGACTGGGAATGGCGATCATGTCTGAGCTGTCATTGTTCAATCTGCCTCCAAATGTTGGCGTTCGTGAGATTGATCCGGAAGGATACCGGGATATTCATATCGCAGTTCACTCGTTAGAGGAATCTTCAATCGCTGTAAAATTATTTATTGAGACGGCACTTCAGTTATTTGCTTAACTGCTATGGGAATCTCTTCGGGTAAAAAGGCAAAAAAAATCCGCATGATCTGCGGATTTCTAATGAAGCTTCTTTACTTAAGAAAGCTCAAGGAAGTATTAATAATATGATCAAGCATTTGCCGGTCTGATGTTACTGCGGTGACAGAGATGCCGTGCATAACATTTACGAGGTACTGGGACATGGCTCTTAAATCAACGTTTTCTTTCAGTTCGCCATTAGCATGCGCACGTTCCAAGAGCTGGTAGAATGCTTGTTCATTTCGGATCATATTCGTGTGAACCCGGTGGGCCACATCGGGATGCGCAGTCATCTCCAGAGAAGCATTGACCATAAAGCAGCTCCGGCGATGTGTATGTTCAACCACTGTGTTAAAAAAACGAACCAACAATTCCTGGGCTGTGCCTTCTTCATAAAGAATTGCCGATAAGCGAGTCTTCGTTTGTGCTTCGTATCGGTCCAATGTTAAGAGGTATAAGGCCTTTTTGTTCCCGAATGTCTCATAAATGCTGCTGCGGCTAAGCTCGAGTTCATTAACAAGGTCCTGCATTGAGCAGCCTTCATATCCTTTTTCCCAAAAAACTTCTAATGCCTTATCAATCACCTCATTGATCTCAAAGGCTTTCTGTCTGGACAATGATAGTACCCCCTTGCTGGCATGCGGAACGGGCAACTGCATACCTTACGATTGAACAAATTTAAGAATTTCCTCGTTAAACTTATCTTTCTCTTCATACCACAGACCATGCCCGCTATTTTCAAATCGAATAACCTGGGCGTTCTCTATCCCTTTCTCCTGAGGTTCAAAAGGAATCATTTGATCGTGCATACCCTGGAAGATTCGGGTTGGAACTTTGATTGCGGCCAAGTCTTCCCGTGAATCTTCGGCACCTAAAGCTTCCAAGCATTTAAAGGTTGCAATGGCATCCGTTTCAAGGGACAAACGGTTATACCAATCCATAAACTCCTGACTTGGTTTGTTATGGAACAGGGTACTGTTGAATGCAGCTATCATTTGAGGACGGTCTTCATAGCCTGATGCAATAATTGAGTCAATGACCTCGATGGGCAGACCAAATGGATAGTCAGGTTTTTGCGAAAATAGCGGGGTTGCCGCAGCAGCCAAAATTAATTTCGAAACGCCGTGGCCATTATGTCTTGCCATGTAACGGACGGCAATGGCCCCGCCCATAGAATATCCAACCAGTGTTACCTGATCCAGGTTCAGTTGATCGATGACCTCTCGAATATCGTCACTCAATCTATTGTAATCATAACCAGTTATCGGACGATCGGATTTACCAAAGCCACGAAGATCGATTCCAATAAACCGAATGCCTTTGAATGGAAGCACATTCCTTTGATACTCATACATTCTGTGGTCTACCGGCAGCCCGTGCAGGAACACAACCGGCGCTCCTTCACCAACATCTTCTACATAGATATTAACATTTTTGTCCACAGTCACATAGTGCCCGTTGCTTGTCGATACAACTCTGCTTTGCGGGTTCTTGGTTTGATCCATCATAATCCTGCCTCCAAAATAATAGTTTTTTCTTTTTTGAATTTACCGGAACGACCGTTCCGAATCGGTCAAAAAAAATTAAAAATAGCCAACAAAACTTTAAAGCCTCATTTACCGGAACGATCGTTCCGGACTCATGAAAGTAAGTTTACTTTAAAAAAATTCGGTTGTCAATTCACATCTGTTACGGAAAACGTGTCCATCATGCTGACGAGTCATTTCCTCATATTCCATTAATTTGGATAAATGTATGGAATACGACACATGCTATAAACAGTAAAAGTTGTGTACGGAGGTGCTACGGATAATGATCTGGCGACGAAAACGGCTGAGCAGCAGCACCCCGGCTATGGAAGATCCTGTTGCCACAGAAGAAACGTTGTCTGCCGAGATCAGTCAGAATGAAGCTTTTGTGAAGCAAGCGTTTCACAGGTGCTCGGATTTGGTGTGCCGCAAAATTTATCATCAAGACGGGACACTTCGGCAGCTTATTGTTTATTTAGAAACCTTGGCAGATGACAAGAAAGTGAGCGAGCAGCTCGTGAAGCCGTTAACGGCCGATCAGGAGAACCGGGCAGCCGTTGAGACGGAAACATGGGAAGGCGAATCGATGCCGGTTGACAAAAAGGTGGTAACGTCCAGATGGTCGGAAGTTATCCGGCTCATTCTGCGCGGGCATGCTGCCGTGTTCACCGAAGGCGAAGATCACGCTGTTTGCTTTGCAGTGAATGCCACGATCCAAAGATCGATCGAGGAGCCATCGTCGGAACAGGTCATTCGAGGCGGCAAAGAAGGGTTCATTGAAAGACAGTCCGTCAATGTTGGGCTGCTGCGCAATTATCTTCGTACTCCGCGTCTGAAAATGGAGGCTTATAGCGTAGGCGAGTTGACGGAAACGAAGGTGCTGGTTGCTTATATCGAAGGACTTGCCGATGTTACCGTCATCGATCAGGTGCAAAACAAAATCGCTTCGATCCGAATCGACGGCGTATTGGAATCCGGCACCATCGAGGAACTGATCGTAGACGATCCGTTTCCTATTTTTCCCCATGTACAAATAACGGAACGGCCGGACGTCGTTGCAGGGAGCTTGCTGGAAGGAAGAGTTGCTATTCTGGTCGATAACACTCCCTTCGTTATGATCGTACCCACCACGTTCTGGGCTGGATTACAGGCAAGCGAAGATTATTATCTTAACTCCCCCGTAGCCACTTTCACGAGATGGGTCCGGTTTATTTTTTTGTTTGTGGCTATTTTCGCCCCTTCCTTCTTTGTTGCCGTGACGTCTTATCATCAGGAAATGATCCCGACCAGCTTGCTGCTGAGCATCGCTTCTGCGCGGGAACCGGTGCCTTTTCCGGTCATGATCGAAGCGTTGCTCATGGAAATTATGTTTGAGGCGCTGCGGGAAGCCGGTATTCGCTTGCCAAGGGCTATAGGCCAGACAGTAAGCATCGTCGGCGGTCTTGTCATCGGACAGGCGGCCGTGCTGGCGGGTATTATTTCGGCGCCCATCCTTATCGTCGTATCGACGACAGGCATAGCGGCATTTCTCATTCCACGGTTTAATTTCGCCAACGGGGTCCGCCTGCTGCGGTTTCCCATCATCCTTCTGGCGGGATCGCTGGGATTATACGGGATGGCGCTCGGATTCTTGGGCATTTTGCTCTATGTCGTCCATTTAAAATCGTTTGGGGTTCCTTATTTTACGCCGGTAGCTCCCTTTTCTCTGAGAGCCTTCAAGGATGTCTGGATCCGGGCGCCCAGAAACAATGGCAGCGGCCTTTCCGCCCCCTCTTACGAAAGAGCCGTAAAAGCACCGCGGCCGGAAGGAGGAGAGTAGCTTGAAGCGAGTGATGCGAATCTGGCTTGTGCTGTTAATTCTGCTAATCCATACCGGTTGTTGGGACCGGAAAGAAATCAACGATATCGGTTTGGTTATGGCAACCGCGATTGATTTGGCGGAAGACGGGCAACTACAGGCAACCCTTCAGGTCGCCGTTCCGTCGCCTTCCTCGCAAACGACCGGCGCCTCGAAGGAAACGGAGCGATTCTTTTTGATTTCGGATGTTGGAAAAAACGGAATTGAAATTGACCAAAAGCTTCAACAAAAAATGTCCAGAACGTTATTCTTTTCGCACCGCAGCGTGATCCTGGTCGGAGAGGATTTGGCCATAAAAGGACTGAATGATATATTGGATACCTTCACCCGCAATCCGCGAAACCGTTTGAAAGCCTATATACTGGTCGTCAAAGGGAAAAAAGCGGGGGATCTTCTTCAAGTTGAATACCCTTATGAGCTAGCCCCCTCCGAAGCGTTGAAGGAAATGGAGCTGCTTCAGGGAAAAGGAACGGTCGCTACGCTGCGTGATTATATGATTGCATCTGCAAGCGAGGGGACGAGCCCGACAACCGGTGTATTGGAGCCAACCGTTTATCGCAGCTCGGGGAAAAAAGGCGAAAAGCCACTCTTCCGTATAACCGGAACGGCCATTTTTAAATCTTCAAAATTGGTCGGGTTTTTAAATAATACGGAGACGCACGAATTTCTCTGGTTCAAGGGAAATAAAAAGGGGGATGGCATCGCTGCCGGCCTGCCAAAAGGCATAGGAAATGTGGCTTTTACCATAACCTCCAGCAAGACAAAAATCAAGACCGATTGGCAAAGCAATCCGCTCAAATTTCATATTGATCTAGCAGCAAAAGGAGATTTGGTTGAGAACGATTCCCCGCTTGACGTAACCGACTCGAAGAATCTTAGCATGGTGAAAAAGGCGCTTGAGAAACAGGTAATCCAGAATATGGAGGCCTTTTTACGCAAAATCCAAACCGAGTATCATGCGGATATTGTCGGCTTCAGCCAGCAATTGCAAAGAAATAACCCGAAGAAGTGGCGCGCCGTAGAGAAGGAGTGGGACCGCTATTTTGCGGAGGCCGATATTTCTGTAACGGTAAATCTCGCCATCAACAATACCGGTGAAATTGGACCTGCCTTACAGTTTAAAGACAAGGAGATCTTGAATTGATGTTTATACTGCCGACTCTATATATCTTTTGTCTGGGTGCTTTCACTTTCATCCAAATCCGCCGGTTGTGGAGCCGGAACGAGAAGCGGGAAGCCTGGATCTATGGGTTATCCATGACCGTTTCCGCCGCCGCCGGCTCGCTTTTGATCGCGGGTATCGAGTTCCCGACCTTTGTCCTGCCGTACAAAATTGTGTTTGAATCTATTGGGAAATCGATTTTATCCCGTTAATGGCTTACAAGCTTTGCTTTGATCGTATCAATGGCAAGCAGCAGACAAGGGAGCAAGCTTTGCATGAAGAGAGCCAGAATCGGATAAGTGAACGTAATCCAAATTTGAAATCCGGCGGCATTTTTGAAAATCCAAACGGAACCGACGGCAGATAACACCGTGATCGGAACGACGGTTTTTCGGTAATTATTCGCGCCAAACAGTTGGGTTGCGCTTATGCAGAGCATATACAGCAGCATGGCCACTTTGATGAAAATACCGAGAATCCAGATCATAATGGCGATGGCTTCGAGCCTCTCCAAAGGCCCGATTATATCGGTGTATTTGATGACATTTAGAAAAGCGAAATTCATCCGCGGCGTGATCGGACCGAACACCATGATGGTCAGGGCGTCGATGGCCATAATCAGCAGAACGATACCGCAGAGCGCCGTAAGCAATTTTTTGCGGACCTGCTGCGGCTTCTCGTTCAAGTGCGGAAGGAACCAGCCCAAGAAGAAGAATTGGCTCATCCAGGCGGACGGAACGACCGAACCTTTGATGACCGGAACGAGCCCCTCCGCGAGCACAGGAAACAGCCTTGCGGGGTCCGCATCCCGGATGGAAAAGATGAAGATGGGGAGCAGCAGCATAACGACGATCAGTACGATGATCTCATTGCATCTGCCGATTGTCTCGACTCCGGCCAGTACGGCGAGGCCGCACAGTAACAGCAGCGTTATGATCAATACGAGCGAAGGCGTATTCATCAGGAGAACGTTGTTTAGAAATCGCGCGTGTTCGTTTACAGTGCTGGAAATAAAGAAGAACAAATAGTAAGTGAAAAAAACTCCGACAAGTTTACCGCCCCATTTCCCGCAAATCACGGCCGTATACTGCATGATGGATTGACCGGGGTAGCGCCTGGACAGTGCCGTCAGTACATAGATGTTCACGATCCCTGTTAATGAAGCCGGAAGTATCGACAGCCAGGCATTTTGCTTGGCGAAGGCCACCATGATTCCCGGAACAGACAAGATCAGAGTAGAAACGATAAAGGTGAAAAAAAGCAGGCTGAGCTGATAACCGGATATTTTGCCGCTGGATTGCACGCTTACTCTCACATCTCTTCATAGGTTGGTATCCTTCTATTTTTTCCATTACAATCTGGTTTAAACATGATCACATCATAACTCGGCTTCGCCTAATAAGCCTCTGCATTTAAATGAATAACCAACAAGAAATATTACGATTATTGTCGCAATTACGTTCAAAATAATCAGGGAGTGAAATAAGCCAAAAGACAAACTCAGCGAACCCACGCCAACAATCGGGATGATGAATCCGGAGTAGGATGCGGAGTAATACGTTGAAATGACGCCCGCCCGATCTTCAGGCTTAGGTACGGTTCCAGCCATCTGCAGGCTTGCTTGAAATGCCCATCCGCCGCCGATCGCTTGAATGAATATTCCGGTCCACAGGAACCCAAGGTTTGCCGTCTCCCCGGAAATAATCATCAACCATGCGCCCATTAATAGAAAAAGGATGCCGAGCCGAAGCCGGGTGACAAGCTCCCCAGGCCAGGAAATCCGCTGGGCTAATCCGCCCCCGCCGAGAAGAAGCAAGATTAACAATCCGGAAACGGAAAGATTAGAGGTATGAATTATATTTTTGGCAAAAGAAGGTATTAGGGATAGCACGATGCCATTCAGAGAGAACACGATAAATCCGGACAGGGCAATAAATGACCAGAATACGGGCCGGATACTCTTGGGGATACTGATTTTCATTGAGCTTGTCTTGTTTTTTTTCGAATGATTGTCAGGGATTGACCACAGAGCAACGGCCGCGCTGATTAACAAAACTAAGAGCAGCATATACGGCAAACGAAGCGGCTGGAAATGGACATATTGAATGAGCAAACCGCTAATCGCCGGTCCCAGTCCAAATCCGAGCATGACGGCCATACTGGATAAAGACAATGCCTTGACCGCTTTGGCTTGTGGAGTCTGCTGCAACAACAAGGTTGTGGCGGTTCCCATGAATGTACCAAACCCGACGCCCTCACAAATTCTGGCCAGGTAAAGTGTCCAGGCCTGATTGTTTGCCATGAACAGGAAGGCTGATACCATCGAAGCAACAACACCGGTCATCGTCACTTTTTTTAATCCCCAGACGTTCGCAATTGGCCCCGCTATTAATAACGCAGGCAAGAGAAACGCGGCATAAACGGCAAATAATAACGTGATCCCGAGGCTGCTCAGGTGAAATCGTTCCTGGTATAAAGGGTACAGCGGCGAAGAGAGCGTAGCTCCAATAGCCATAATCAAAATGGTCCATAGCATTCTTTTCATATCGATAACCTCCTAAGATCAAAAACAGACTAAAACGTATGTACACTACGGGAGTCCGGGCGGCGGGAGAAACTTTTAACATAGTATAATAGGAACAGAAGAGTAGCCAGAGAAGGGCGAATCAGGGGATTGGCTCTCCTACCTTATTTTGATTGGAGGATCGTATGATAGATATGGATTTGGCACGTAATAAGCAGCTTGGGGATTTTTTGAAAATAAGACGGGCCCGGCTGAATCCGGAGAAGGTTGGATTACCACTGGGAAGAAGAAGGCGCACGGCGGGTCTGAGG includes these proteins:
- a CDS encoding TetR/AcrR family transcriptional regulator, with product MSRQKAFEINEVIDKALEVFWEKGYEGCSMQDLVNELELSRSSIYETFGNKKALYLLTLDRYEAQTKTRLSAILYEEGTAQELLVRFFNTVVEHTHRRSCFMVNASLEMTAHPDVAHRVHTNMIRNEQAFYQLLERAHANGELKENVDLRAMSQYLVNVMHGISVTAVTSDRQMLDHIINTSLSFLK
- a CDS encoding alpha/beta fold hydrolase, with the protein product MMDQTKNPQSRVVSTSNGHYVTVDKNVNIYVEDVGEGAPVVFLHGLPVDHRMYEYQRNVLPFKGIRFIGIDLRGFGKSDRPITGYDYNRLSDDIREVIDQLNLDQVTLVGYSMGGAIAVRYMARHNGHGVSKLILAAAATPLFSQKPDYPFGLPIEVIDSIIASGYEDRPQMIAAFNSTLFHNKPSQEFMDWYNRLSLETDAIATFKCLEALGAEDSREDLAAIKVPTRIFQGMHDQMIPFEPQEKGIENAQVIRFENSGHGLWYEEKDKFNEEILKFVQS
- a CDS encoding spore germination protein, yielding MIWRRKRLSSSTPAMEDPVATEETLSAEISQNEAFVKQAFHRCSDLVCRKIYHQDGTLRQLIVYLETLADDKKVSEQLVKPLTADQENRAAVETETWEGESMPVDKKVVTSRWSEVIRLILRGHAAVFTEGEDHAVCFAVNATIQRSIEEPSSEQVIRGGKEGFIERQSVNVGLLRNYLRTPRLKMEAYSVGELTETKVLVAYIEGLADVTVIDQVQNKIASIRIDGVLESGTIEELIVDDPFPIFPHVQITERPDVVAGSLLEGRVAILVDNTPFVMIVPTTFWAGLQASEDYYLNSPVATFTRWVRFIFLFVAIFAPSFFVAVTSYHQEMIPTSLLLSIASAREPVPFPVMIEALLMEIMFEALREAGIRLPRAIGQTVSIVGGLVIGQAAVLAGIISAPILIVVSTTGIAAFLIPRFNFANGVRLLRFPIILLAGSLGLYGMALGFLGILLYVVHLKSFGVPYFTPVAPFSLRAFKDVWIRAPRNNGSGLSAPSYERAVKAPRPEGGE
- a CDS encoding Ger(x)C family spore germination protein; this translates as MMRIWLVLLILLIHTGCWDRKEINDIGLVMATAIDLAEDGQLQATLQVAVPSPSSQTTGASKETERFFLISDVGKNGIEIDQKLQQKMSRTLFFSHRSVILVGEDLAIKGLNDILDTFTRNPRNRLKAYILVVKGKKAGDLLQVEYPYELAPSEALKEMELLQGKGTVATLRDYMIASASEGTSPTTGVLEPTVYRSSGKKGEKPLFRITGTAIFKSSKLVGFLNNTETHEFLWFKGNKKGDGIAAGLPKGIGNVAFTITSSKTKIKTDWQSNPLKFHIDLAAKGDLVENDSPLDVTDSKNLSMVKKALEKQVIQNMEAFLRKIQTEYHADIVGFSQQLQRNNPKKWRAVEKEWDRYFAEADISVTVNLAINNTGEIGPALQFKDKEILN
- a CDS encoding GerAB/ArcD/ProY family transporter, whose translation is MRVSVQSSGKISGYQLSLLFFTFIVSTLILSVPGIMVAFAKQNAWLSILPASLTGIVNIYVLTALSRRYPGQSIMQYTAVICGKWGGKLVGVFFTYYLFFFISSTVNEHARFLNNVLLMNTPSLVLIITLLLLCGLAVLAGVETIGRCNEIIVLIVVMLLLPIFIFSIRDADPARLFPVLAEGLVPVIKGSVVPSAWMSQFFFLGWFLPHLNEKPQQVRKKLLTALCGIVLLIMAIDALTIMVFGPITPRMNFAFLNVIKYTDIIGPLERLEAIAIMIWILGIFIKVAMLLYMLCISATQLFGANNYRKTVVPITVLSAVGSVWIFKNAAGFQIWITFTYPILALFMQSLLPCLLLAIDTIKAKLVSH
- a CDS encoding MFS transporter; the encoded protein is MKRMLWTILIMAIGATLSSPLYPLYQERFHLSSLGITLLFAVYAAFLLPALLIAGPIANVWGLKKVTMTGVVASMVSAFLFMANNQAWTLYLARICEGVGFGTFMGTATTLLLQQTPQAKAVKALSLSSMAVMLGFGLGPAISGLLIQYVHFQPLRLPYMLLLVLLISAAVALWSIPDNHSKKNKTSSMKISIPKSIRPVFWSFIALSGFIVFSLNGIVLSLIPSFAKNIIHTSNLSVSGLLILLLLGGGGLAQRISWPGELVTRLRLGILFLLMGAWLMIISGETANLGFLWTGIFIQAIGGGWAFQASLQMAGTVPKPEDRAGVISTYYSASYSGFIIPIVGVGSLSLSFGLFHSLIILNVIATIIVIFLVGYSFKCRGLLGEAEL